A single window of Rhodococcus jostii RHA1 DNA harbors:
- a CDS encoding methionine synthase encodes MTQGISLAGAVTGVGSWPGTDPREAATIVLGELGRLPHLVELPARGLGADMIGRASALLVDLQLDVSTTAYRVVQRRGSVAKRATDLLNQDLDALEEAWDSAGLVGADHVVKVQSVGPLTLAAEVELGTGRRVLTDPGAVRDFAESLGEGLARHAAEVTRRLGAQVLVQFDEPRLPAVLAGTLSGRSRLETVRAMPEPEALAVLEAALAGCGAVTMVHCCSADLPTDLLRRSSARAVGLDVSQLASTDLDGIGELLDAGKELALGLVPTTVPAVPATWRDLARPAVTLIDRLGFARTTLRTQVAVTPACGLAGADASWSREALKLCAEVSSAFTDDPESL; translated from the coding sequence GTGACGCAGGGTATCTCACTGGCCGGTGCCGTCACCGGCGTCGGCTCGTGGCCGGGCACCGATCCGCGTGAAGCCGCCACGATCGTCCTCGGCGAACTCGGCAGGCTCCCGCACCTGGTCGAGTTGCCCGCCCGCGGGCTCGGCGCCGACATGATCGGCCGCGCCAGCGCTCTGCTCGTGGATCTGCAGCTGGACGTGTCCACGACGGCCTACCGGGTGGTGCAGCGTCGCGGTTCGGTCGCCAAGCGGGCGACCGACCTCCTGAACCAGGATCTGGACGCGCTCGAGGAGGCGTGGGACAGTGCGGGCCTCGTCGGCGCCGACCACGTGGTGAAGGTGCAGTCGGTGGGCCCACTCACGCTGGCGGCCGAGGTGGAACTCGGCACCGGCCGGCGTGTGCTCACCGACCCCGGTGCGGTGCGCGACTTCGCCGAATCGCTGGGCGAGGGGCTCGCGCGGCACGCCGCGGAGGTCACCCGACGTCTCGGCGCGCAGGTGTTGGTCCAGTTCGACGAGCCGCGTCTGCCCGCCGTGCTGGCGGGGACATTGTCCGGTCGATCGCGGCTCGAGACCGTGCGGGCGATGCCGGAACCGGAGGCTCTCGCCGTGCTCGAGGCCGCCCTCGCCGGCTGCGGCGCGGTGACCATGGTGCATTGCTGCTCCGCGGATCTGCCCACCGACCTTCTGCGACGCAGCAGTGCCCGCGCGGTCGGTCTGGACGTGTCACAGCTGGCGTCCACGGACCTGGACGGTATCGGCGAGTTGCTCGACGCGGGCAAGGAGCTCGCGCTCGGCCTCGTCCCGACCACCGTTCCCGCCGTGCCTGCCACGTGGCGCGACCTGGCTCGACCTGCGGTGACGCTGATCGACCGGCTCGGATTCGCCCGCACGACGCTGCGGACCCAGGTCGCGGTGACGCCCGCCTGCGGGCTCGCGGGCGCCGACGCGTCCTGGAGTCGGGAGGCGCTGAAGTTGTGCGCCGAGGTGAGTAGCGCGTTCACCGACGACCCCGAATCGCTCTGA
- the ligA gene encoding NAD-dependent DNA ligase LigA, with product MSESTEAPTPAPGHVREHWNELAEEVRQHQFRYYVRDAPIISDGEFDVLLGELNDLENQYPDLRTPDSPTQLVGGGFSTDFASADHLERMLSLDNVFATDELRTWISRVEQETGPDLHYLCEVKIDGVALNLVYENGRLDRAATRGDGRTGEEVTLNARTIDDIPEKLTGTDEYPIPALLEVRGEVFFRLEDFAALNAALVEEGKAPFANPRNSAAGSLRQKNPAVTARRRLGMICHGLGRSEGFEPVSQYDAYTALAAWGLPVSTHTARVTGADAVVDRVQYWGEHRHDVEHEIDGLVVKVDETSLQRRLGSTSRAPRWAIAYKYPPEEATTKLLDIRVNVGRTGRVTPFAYMEPVTVAGSTVSLATLHNGSEVKRKGVLIGDTVVLRKAGDVIPEVLGPVVDARTGDEYEFVMPTHCPECDTPLAPAKEGDADIRCPNQQYCPAQLRERVFHVAGRGAFDIEVLGYEAATSLLEAKAIGDEGDLFSLTEDDLLKTSLFRTKAGGLSANGRRLLDNLDSAKDKPLWRVLVALSIRHVGPTAARALAGEFGSLARIRESSVEELAAVDGVGGTIAAAVAEWFGVDWHQQIVEKWSAAGVRMEDERDESIPRNLEGLSIVVTGSLETFSRDQAKEAILIRGGKAAGSVSKKTAFVVVGESPGSKHDKAVELGVPVLDEDGFRRLLEGGPDAVAESGV from the coding sequence GTGAGTGAATCGACCGAAGCCCCGACACCGGCCCCCGGACACGTCCGGGAGCATTGGAACGAGCTGGCCGAGGAAGTGCGGCAGCACCAGTTCCGCTATTACGTCCGCGACGCGCCCATCATCTCCGACGGCGAGTTCGACGTGCTGCTGGGCGAGCTGAACGACCTCGAAAACCAGTACCCCGACCTGCGGACGCCCGATTCGCCGACACAACTCGTCGGCGGCGGGTTCTCCACCGACTTCGCCTCCGCCGATCATCTCGAGCGGATGCTCAGCCTCGACAACGTCTTCGCCACCGACGAACTGCGCACCTGGATCAGCCGGGTGGAGCAGGAGACCGGGCCCGACCTGCACTACCTGTGCGAGGTGAAGATCGACGGGGTCGCGCTGAACCTGGTCTACGAGAACGGCCGGCTCGACCGGGCCGCCACGCGCGGCGACGGCCGGACCGGTGAAGAAGTGACGCTCAATGCGCGGACCATCGACGACATTCCGGAAAAGCTCACCGGCACAGACGAATACCCCATCCCGGCACTCCTCGAGGTGCGCGGCGAGGTGTTCTTCCGGCTCGAGGACTTCGCCGCACTCAATGCGGCGCTCGTAGAGGAAGGCAAGGCGCCGTTCGCGAATCCCCGAAATTCCGCGGCCGGGTCGCTGCGGCAGAAGAATCCGGCCGTCACGGCCCGCAGGCGCCTCGGGATGATCTGCCACGGCCTCGGCCGGAGCGAAGGATTCGAGCCGGTCTCCCAGTACGACGCGTACACGGCTCTGGCGGCGTGGGGCCTGCCGGTGTCGACCCACACCGCCCGCGTCACGGGCGCGGACGCCGTCGTGGACAGGGTGCAGTACTGGGGCGAGCACCGGCACGACGTGGAGCACGAGATCGACGGTCTGGTGGTCAAGGTAGACGAGACGTCGCTGCAACGCCGGCTGGGGTCCACGTCGCGGGCGCCGCGCTGGGCGATCGCATACAAGTACCCGCCGGAAGAGGCCACCACCAAGCTCCTCGACATCCGGGTCAACGTCGGTCGCACCGGCCGGGTCACCCCGTTCGCCTACATGGAACCGGTCACGGTCGCCGGCTCCACGGTCTCCCTCGCCACCCTGCACAACGGCTCCGAGGTCAAACGCAAGGGCGTGCTCATCGGCGACACGGTCGTGCTGCGCAAGGCCGGCGACGTCATCCCCGAGGTCCTCGGACCCGTGGTCGACGCCCGGACGGGCGACGAGTACGAGTTCGTGATGCCCACCCACTGCCCGGAGTGCGACACACCGCTGGCCCCCGCCAAAGAGGGGGACGCGGACATTCGCTGCCCCAACCAGCAGTACTGCCCCGCGCAACTCCGGGAACGCGTGTTCCACGTGGCGGGCCGCGGCGCATTCGACATCGAGGTCCTCGGTTACGAGGCCGCCACGAGCCTGCTCGAAGCCAAGGCGATCGGCGACGAGGGCGACCTGTTCTCGCTCACCGAGGACGATCTGCTCAAGACGTCGCTCTTCCGGACCAAGGCCGGCGGCCTGTCGGCCAACGGCCGCAGGCTGCTCGACAACCTCGATTCCGCCAAGGACAAGCCGCTGTGGCGGGTGCTGGTCGCGCTGTCCATCCGCCATGTCGGTCCCACGGCGGCGCGTGCGCTGGCCGGTGAATTCGGGTCGCTCGCGCGGATCCGGGAGAGCTCCGTCGAGGAACTCGCGGCGGTGGACGGGGTCGGCGGCACCATCGCCGCGGCTGTCGCCGAGTGGTTCGGCGTCGACTGGCACCAGCAGATCGTGGAGAAGTGGTCCGCGGCCGGGGTTCGCATGGAAGACGAACGCGACGAATCGATTCCGCGCAACCTCGAGGGACTGTCGATCGTCGTGACGGGGTCGCTGGAGACGTTCTCGCGCGACCAGGCGAAGGAGGCGATCCTCATCCGGGGCGGTAAGGCCGCGGGTTCGGTGTCGAAGAAGACGGCATTCGTGGTGGTCGGCGAATCGCCGGGCTCGAAGCACGACAAGGCCGTCGAACTCGGAGTGCCGGTCCTCGACGAGGACGGGTTCCGCCGACTGCTGGAGGGCGGACCGGACGCGGTCGCGGAATCCGGAGTGTGA
- a CDS encoding GNAT family N-acetyltransferase → MIEIRNATPDDYEAVGDLTVIAYVGGGFVEAHDPYTNRLRDTAERAEKADVRVAVKEGQIVGSVTIADPASPYADVAQPGELEFRMLAVTPDARGSGVGSALVRHVLDTAYDRGDRAVVMSTQPDMEDARRIYDRNGFVPVPERNWAPVPGVELTVLVRELV, encoded by the coding sequence ATGATCGAGATTCGGAATGCGACGCCGGACGACTACGAGGCCGTCGGTGACCTCACGGTGATCGCCTACGTGGGTGGCGGATTCGTCGAGGCGCACGATCCGTACACGAACCGGTTGCGCGACACCGCCGAGCGGGCGGAGAAGGCGGATGTGCGGGTGGCCGTGAAGGAGGGCCAGATCGTGGGTTCCGTTACGATCGCGGATCCGGCCTCGCCGTACGCCGACGTCGCGCAGCCGGGTGAGCTCGAATTCCGGATGCTTGCCGTGACACCCGACGCCCGCGGTTCCGGGGTCGGGTCGGCGCTCGTGCGGCACGTCCTGGACACGGCGTACGACCGCGGCGACCGCGCGGTCGTGATGTCCACCCAGCCGGACATGGAAGATGCCCGCCGGATCTACGACCGGAACGGTTTCGTGCCTGTGCCCGAACGCAATTGGGCGCCCGTGCCGGGTGTCGAGCTCACCGTCCTGGTCCGCGAGCTCGTCTGA
- a CDS encoding amino acid-binding protein, which translates to MSYLLRVQLPDRPGSLGSLAVALGSVGADILSLDVVERGAGFAIDDLVVDVEPGSLPDTLITAAENLPGVTVDSIRPYAGILDTHRELELIDQVATAADDRLQVLVDGAPRVLRVGWSVVADLGPHGAYRVVGSSGAPETHATEIPWMPLEKPTALDGEGDWVPQVWRDMNTTLAAAPLGTTGRVLMLGRPGGPEFRPSEIARLGYLAGIIATVLS; encoded by the coding sequence GTGTCGTATCTGCTTCGCGTCCAGCTCCCCGACCGTCCCGGCAGCCTCGGCTCTCTCGCCGTCGCCCTGGGCTCGGTGGGTGCTGACATTCTGTCGCTCGACGTGGTGGAACGGGGTGCCGGATTCGCCATCGACGACCTCGTGGTCGATGTCGAGCCGGGATCGCTCCCCGACACCCTCATCACGGCCGCCGAGAACCTGCCCGGCGTCACCGTCGACTCCATCCGGCCGTACGCCGGAATTCTCGACACCCACCGCGAGCTCGAGCTCATCGACCAGGTCGCCACCGCGGCGGACGATCGACTGCAGGTCCTCGTCGACGGGGCGCCGCGCGTGCTCCGGGTCGGCTGGTCCGTGGTGGCCGACCTCGGCCCGCACGGCGCATACCGTGTGGTCGGCAGCTCGGGAGCTCCCGAGACCCATGCCACCGAGATCCCGTGGATGCCGCTGGAGAAGCCCACGGCGCTCGACGGCGAGGGCGACTGGGTGCCGCAGGTGTGGCGCGACATGAACACCACACTCGCGGCGGCTCCCCTCGGGACCACCGGCCGTGTGCTGATGCTCGGCCGCCCCGGCGGCCCGGAGTTCCGTCCGTCCGAGATCGCCCGGCTGGGTTACCTCGCCGGCATCATCGCGACGGTTCTGAGCTGA
- a CDS encoding antibiotic biosynthesis monooxygenase yields the protein MNTTATGVTTSVSRRVAAGREQEFLRWTDAGMAMAGTFPGFLGGGWLRAATDPEQYHVVYRFADEDTLDAWTTSPARKVWVGRGTGLAQDTVTHRLTGVEGWFEPQSTLTHAVRVTPPPPRWKQAVTIWLGFFPISLLIALFVTPRLSALDVVTRTVVASVVTTPVMVFVVLPFLTGRLRRWLHG from the coding sequence ATGAACACCACGGCAACGGGAGTGACGACGTCCGTCTCGCGGCGGGTGGCGGCGGGCCGGGAACAGGAATTCCTGCGCTGGACGGACGCCGGGATGGCAATGGCGGGCACGTTCCCGGGGTTCCTCGGCGGGGGATGGCTGCGCGCGGCGACCGACCCCGAGCAGTACCACGTGGTGTACCGGTTCGCGGACGAGGACACTCTCGACGCGTGGACGACGTCGCCCGCCAGGAAGGTGTGGGTGGGCAGGGGGACAGGTCTCGCGCAGGACACGGTCACGCACCGGCTGACCGGGGTGGAGGGCTGGTTCGAACCGCAGTCGACGCTCACGCACGCCGTTCGGGTCACGCCGCCACCGCCGCGGTGGAAGCAGGCGGTCACCATCTGGCTCGGCTTCTTCCCGATCTCACTTCTCATCGCGCTGTTCGTCACCCCTCGGCTCTCGGCCCTGGACGTGGTGACCCGCACCGTGGTGGCGTCGGTCGTCACGACTCCGGTGATGGTCTTCGTGGTTCTGCCGTTCCTGACGGGCAGGTTGCGGCGCTGGCTGCACGGCTGA
- the gatC gene encoding Asp-tRNA(Asn)/Glu-tRNA(Gln) amidotransferase subunit GatC — protein sequence MPAISRDEVAHLARLSRLALTDAELDEFAGQLDSILSHVKVVTEVPAEDVPPMANPNAVTNVTRPDVIVPGLTPEQALSGAPAVEQGRFVVPQILGEGE from the coding sequence GTGCCTGCCATCTCCCGTGACGAGGTCGCGCACCTCGCGCGGCTGTCTCGACTCGCCCTGACCGATGCCGAGCTCGACGAGTTCGCCGGTCAGCTGGACTCGATTCTCAGCCACGTGAAGGTGGTCACCGAGGTACCCGCCGAGGATGTTCCGCCGATGGCGAACCCGAACGCGGTCACCAACGTGACCCGTCCCGACGTGATCGTTCCCGGCCTGACTCCCGAGCAGGCGCTGTCCGGCGCACCGGCTGTCGAGCAGGGGCGCTTCGTTGTCCCGCAGATCCTTGGAGAGGGCGAATGA
- the gatA gene encoding Asp-tRNA(Asn)/Glu-tRNA(Gln) amidotransferase subunit GatA produces MSAELTTLDAADLASKIHSREVSSVEVTQAHLDRIAAVDGDLNAFLHVAGEQALVSAKEVDSSLAAGNAPASPLAGVPLALKDIFTTTDMPTTCASKILEGWIAPYDATLTKKLREAGIPILGKTNLDEFAMGSSTENSAYGPTRNPWDTTRIPGGSGGGSAAALASRQAPLAIGTDTGGSIRQPAAVTATVGTKPTYGTVSRFGLVACASSLDQGGPCGRTVLDTALLHEVIAGHDPRDSTSIDAPVRPVVAAAREGAGGNLKGVKVGVVKELHSDSYQPGVISSFDAAVAQLTELGAEVVEVSCPNFEYALASYYLILPSEVSSNLARFDGMRYGLRIDEGDMSADQVMAATRAAGFGPEVKRRIMIGTYALSSGYYDAYYGQALKVRTLIARDFEKAYEKVDVLVSPTSPFTPWKLGEKVGDPLAMYLSDLCTLPTNLAGHCAMSVPSGLSADDGLPVGLQIMAPALADERLYRVGAAYEAARGPIGSPN; encoded by the coding sequence ATGAGCGCCGAACTGACCACTCTCGACGCCGCAGATCTCGCGTCGAAGATCCACAGCCGTGAGGTGTCGTCCGTCGAGGTCACCCAGGCGCACCTGGACCGCATCGCCGCGGTCGACGGTGACCTGAACGCCTTCCTGCACGTGGCAGGCGAGCAGGCCCTCGTGTCGGCGAAGGAAGTGGACAGCAGCCTCGCCGCAGGCAATGCGCCTGCCTCCCCGCTCGCGGGAGTTCCGTTGGCGCTCAAGGACATCTTCACCACCACGGACATGCCCACCACGTGCGCGTCGAAGATTCTCGAAGGCTGGATCGCACCGTACGACGCGACGCTCACGAAGAAACTGCGCGAGGCCGGCATTCCTATCCTGGGAAAGACCAACCTCGACGAGTTCGCGATGGGTTCGTCCACCGAGAACTCCGCCTACGGCCCCACCCGTAACCCGTGGGACACCACGCGCATCCCGGGCGGTTCGGGCGGCGGCAGTGCCGCGGCCCTCGCGTCCCGGCAGGCCCCGCTCGCGATCGGCACCGACACCGGCGGCTCGATCCGTCAGCCCGCCGCCGTCACGGCGACGGTCGGCACCAAGCCGACGTACGGCACGGTCTCCCGTTTCGGCCTGGTGGCCTGCGCGTCCTCGCTCGACCAGGGTGGTCCGTGCGGCCGCACGGTCCTCGACACGGCGCTGCTGCACGAGGTCATCGCCGGGCACGACCCGCGCGACTCCACGTCGATCGACGCGCCCGTGCGTCCCGTGGTGGCGGCTGCGCGTGAGGGTGCCGGTGGCAACCTGAAGGGCGTGAAGGTCGGTGTGGTCAAGGAACTGCACTCCGACAGCTACCAGCCCGGGGTCATCTCGTCTTTCGATGCCGCCGTCGCGCAACTCACCGAACTCGGTGCCGAGGTGGTCGAGGTGTCGTGCCCCAACTTCGAGTACGCGCTCGCGTCGTACTACCTGATCCTGCCGAGCGAGGTGTCGTCGAACCTCGCACGCTTCGACGGGATGCGGTACGGCCTGCGCATCGACGAGGGTGACATGAGCGCCGACCAGGTGATGGCCGCGACGCGCGCCGCCGGCTTCGGCCCGGAGGTCAAGCGCCGCATCATGATCGGTACCTACGCGCTGTCGTCCGGCTACTACGACGCATACTACGGTCAGGCGCTCAAGGTGCGGACGCTCATCGCCAGGGACTTCGAGAAGGCGTACGAGAAGGTGGACGTCCTGGTGTCGCCCACCAGCCCGTTCACTCCGTGGAAGCTGGGCGAGAAGGTCGGCGACCCGCTCGCGATGTACCTCTCGGACCTGTGCACGCTGCCCACCAACCTGGCGGGGCACTGCGCGATGTCGGTTCCGTCGGGACTGTCCGCGGACGACGGTCTGCCGGTGGGACTGCAGATCATGGCACCCGCGCTGGCCGATGAGCGGCTGTACCGCGTCGGTGCCGCCTACGAGGCCGCACGCGGTCCGATCGGCTCGCCGAACTAG
- a CDS encoding alpha/beta-hydrolase family protein: MTITALSGPGRSTVHCRSRTKPNALRRTLVTTIPVSALPRVSSTIVVTAVTLASLAPSLLPRSALTQALFTGVLAVIGFGFVVLARRLRYLATRSRGHHPPRDSVRLLVLIGAMIVVTWAIVLGDHWQDSLRAAMGMPGIGPDHWMQAIIGAALTFLLFAGIGSVVGTVARRLGWIGSATTAVVLATALQLVAEPALWGMMSRSYSDSNALVDVSLHRPMSAELSGSPDSAISWESLGRQGRRFVAAGEQSAAIRTYVGMDSAPDVESRAALAVSELERAGGFTRSAIVVTVPTGSGWIDENAAEGFEERFADDVAIVGMQYSYLPSWITFVFGRSAADESAAALFDAVAERIADLPDLLRPALYVYGQSLGSVGGSAIFTDADQLREQVCGALWAGPPAGSVLTDGATVLANTSDPVVWWSPDLIVHRPDLSLAVRDAPVPQWIPGITFLQTSVDLVSALNFAAGHGHRYGNEQGTALPDCS, translated from the coding sequence ATGACCATCACCGCTCTGTCCGGTCCCGGACGGAGCACGGTGCACTGTCGCTCGCGCACGAAGCCGAATGCCCTGCGCCGCACACTGGTCACGACGATCCCGGTCTCCGCTCTCCCCCGCGTCTCCTCCACGATCGTCGTCACCGCCGTCACACTCGCGTCTCTCGCTCCCTCACTGCTCCCCCGGAGTGCGCTGACGCAGGCTCTGTTCACCGGAGTCCTCGCCGTGATCGGTTTCGGGTTCGTCGTCCTCGCCCGCCGTCTGCGGTACCTCGCGACCCGTTCGCGCGGCCACCACCCTCCGCGGGACTCGGTGCGTCTGCTGGTGCTGATCGGCGCCATGATCGTCGTGACCTGGGCGATCGTGCTCGGCGACCACTGGCAGGATTCGCTGCGCGCCGCCATGGGCATGCCGGGCATCGGGCCGGACCACTGGATGCAGGCGATCATCGGGGCGGCGCTGACGTTCCTGCTGTTCGCCGGCATCGGCAGCGTCGTCGGCACGGTCGCCCGCCGTCTCGGCTGGATCGGCAGCGCCACCACCGCCGTCGTTCTCGCGACCGCACTGCAACTGGTCGCCGAACCGGCGTTGTGGGGAATGATGTCGCGTTCCTACAGCGACTCCAACGCGCTCGTCGACGTGTCTCTGCACCGGCCGATGTCCGCCGAATTGTCCGGCAGCCCGGACTCCGCGATCAGCTGGGAGTCGCTCGGGCGCCAGGGACGACGGTTCGTGGCGGCGGGCGAGCAGTCGGCCGCCATCCGTACCTATGTGGGGATGGATTCGGCGCCGGACGTCGAATCGCGTGCGGCACTGGCAGTCTCGGAACTCGAGCGAGCCGGCGGATTCACCCGGTCCGCCATCGTCGTCACGGTGCCCACCGGCTCGGGGTGGATCGACGAGAACGCCGCCGAGGGATTCGAGGAACGCTTCGCCGACGACGTCGCCATCGTCGGCATGCAGTACTCGTACCTGCCGAGCTGGATCACGTTCGTGTTCGGACGTTCCGCCGCAGACGAATCGGCGGCCGCGTTGTTCGATGCCGTCGCCGAGCGGATCGCCGACCTCCCCGACCTCCTGCGCCCGGCACTGTACGTCTACGGCCAGAGCCTCGGATCCGTCGGCGGCAGTGCAATTTTCACCGACGCCGACCAACTGCGCGAGCAAGTCTGCGGCGCGCTGTGGGCCGGCCCGCCCGCCGGCTCCGTCCTGACCGACGGGGCGACGGTGCTGGCGAACACGTCCGACCCGGTGGTGTGGTGGTCCCCCGACCTGATCGTGCACCGACCCGACCTCTCGCTCGCAGTACGCGATGCGCCGGTACCCCAATGGATTCCGGGCATCACGTTCCTGCAGACGAGTGTCGACCTGGTGTCCGCGCTGAACTTCGCGGCCGGCCACGGACACCGCTACGGCAACGAGCAGGGCACCGCCCTGCCCGACTGCTCCTAG
- a CDS encoding sensor histidine kinase — MTTVSTVDSVKTKTRIRRAAEGQWLNVAIVVVTAILFAVAWPTLQLTHQVSPAIQPFVAALATFPFLLIRSNPALAWAISAISALVIPRVFALQDGYDYPWQVVHILVMLALLAAVSMRAAIPVVGVAWISTVLLFLADTPGTNGRGWAVGLTAIVVFGLLIRWLVLSRRQLAQQEELSELERTRRTILEEKARIARDLHDVVAHHMSMVVVQAQSAPYRIADMSDETRAEFESIGAAGRAALNEVRGLLGVLRSDGQVAEHAPQPGVQQISELLEGSRRAGIPVSWHVDGDPTLVSESVGLVMYRILQESLANTARHAAGAAVEVTIAYESPIASVSIVNGPPRRSLVSALTRHESTGGNGIIGMRERAQAVGGILTTLLHDNGGFEVHAEFPVASA; from the coding sequence GTGACCACGGTTTCTACTGTCGACAGTGTGAAGACGAAGACGCGTATCCGGAGAGCCGCCGAGGGTCAGTGGCTGAACGTGGCAATCGTCGTGGTCACCGCGATCCTGTTCGCCGTGGCGTGGCCGACGCTGCAGCTGACCCACCAGGTCAGTCCTGCCATCCAGCCGTTCGTGGCGGCGCTCGCGACGTTCCCGTTTCTGCTCATCCGGTCGAATCCGGCGCTGGCCTGGGCTATCTCCGCGATCTCGGCGCTGGTGATTCCGCGCGTCTTCGCACTGCAGGACGGCTACGACTACCCGTGGCAGGTGGTCCACATCCTCGTGATGCTCGCCCTGCTGGCCGCCGTCAGCATGCGGGCCGCGATTCCGGTCGTCGGCGTGGCATGGATCTCCACCGTCCTGCTGTTCCTCGCCGACACCCCGGGCACCAACGGCCGCGGGTGGGCGGTGGGTCTGACCGCGATCGTCGTCTTCGGCCTGCTGATCCGGTGGCTGGTGCTCTCTCGCAGGCAACTCGCACAGCAGGAGGAGCTGAGCGAGCTCGAGCGCACTCGCCGGACGATCCTCGAGGAGAAGGCGCGCATCGCCCGGGACCTGCACGACGTCGTCGCGCACCACATGTCGATGGTCGTGGTGCAGGCGCAGAGCGCGCCGTACCGCATCGCCGACATGTCCGACGAGACGCGGGCCGAGTTCGAATCGATCGGAGCCGCCGGCCGCGCCGCGCTGAACGAGGTGCGCGGACTGCTCGGAGTGCTGCGCAGTGACGGCCAGGTGGCCGAGCACGCACCCCAGCCCGGGGTTCAACAGATCAGCGAGCTGCTCGAGGGCAGCCGCAGGGCCGGCATTCCAGTCTCCTGGCATGTCGACGGCGACCCGACGCTCGTGTCGGAGTCGGTCGGGCTCGTGATGTACCGCATTCTGCAGGAATCCCTCGCCAACACGGCCCGCCACGCGGCGGGCGCCGCGGTGGAGGTGACGATCGCGTACGAGTCGCCGATCGCGTCGGTGTCGATCGTGAACGGCCCGCCGAGGCGGAGTCTCGTCTCCGCCCTGACCAGGCACGAGTCGACCGGCGGCAACGGCATCATCGGTATGCGTGAGCGTGCGCAGGCAGTCGGGGGCATACTCACCACCCTCTTGCACGACAACGGCGGATTCGAGGTCCACGCCGAGTTCCCGGTCGCCTCCGCCTAG
- a CDS encoding response regulator yields the protein MAITVFIADDQAMVRQGFGALLASQPDISVIGDAPDGVVAVSEVRRLRPDVVLMDVRMPEMNGLDAARIILSAGFDPPVRVLMLTTFDVDDYVYEALSIGASGFMLKDAPAEELIRAVRVVADGEALLAPTVTRRLIADVTSRRSTARRKPAALSALTPREREVLELIARGMSNTEIAERLFVAEQTVKTHVGKVLSKLDLRDRAQAVVLAYESGLVTPG from the coding sequence GTGGCCATCACCGTGTTCATCGCCGACGACCAGGCTATGGTCCGGCAGGGCTTCGGAGCCCTGCTCGCCTCACAGCCCGACATCAGTGTCATCGGTGACGCTCCGGACGGGGTCGTGGCGGTGAGCGAGGTCCGTCGTCTGCGACCCGACGTGGTCCTGATGGACGTCCGTATGCCGGAGATGAACGGACTCGACGCGGCCCGCATCATCCTGTCGGCCGGTTTCGACCCGCCGGTGCGCGTGCTCATGCTCACCACGTTCGACGTCGACGACTACGTGTACGAGGCGCTGAGCATCGGGGCCAGCGGCTTCATGCTCAAGGACGCGCCCGCGGAGGAACTCATCCGTGCGGTGCGGGTGGTCGCGGACGGCGAGGCACTGCTCGCGCCGACCGTCACCCGGCGTCTCATCGCCGACGTGACCAGCCGCCGCAGCACGGCGCGCCGAAAACCGGCCGCGCTGTCGGCGCTGACGCCCCGCGAACGCGAGGTGCTCGAACTCATCGCCCGCGGCATGTCCAACACCGAGATCGCGGAGCGCCTGTTCGTTGCCGAGCAGACCGTCAAGACGCACGTCGGCAAGGTGCTGTCGAAACTGGATCTGCGCGACCGCGCTCAGGCAGTGGTCCTGGCGTACGAGAGCGGTCTCGTCACACCCGGGTGA